Proteins co-encoded in one Cupriavidus nantongensis genomic window:
- a CDS encoding sigma-54-dependent transcriptional regulator, with amino-acid sequence MPPRMSRAPDPILVIDDEADLRELLDISIRRMGHDVVLAGSLAEARDKLAQGRYSLVLTDMRLGDGLGIEIVRQLSAAPERIPVAVITAYGSADNAVEALKAGAFDYIAKPVSLEQLRSLVLNALGRQPRNSADVDADADAATAAEQAAGRAAALLPGHSAAMQEVRRSLSRLARSMAPVVISGESGSGKERAARAIHATSARAAHPFVAVNCGAIPENLMESEFFGYVKGAFTGADAERGGFFQAANGGTLLLDEVADLPLPMQVKLLRALQERRVRKIGASREDAVDVRVMCASHKDLAAMVAAGQFRQDLYYRLNVLALRMPTLRERGEDIPVLARAILDHLAVRYGDAHPKRLSPAALQRLAAYPFPGNVRELENLLERAYAFAESEDIELADLGPLDAGAARAGLMPAPAPAMAMVPQPMAPYPYAPWGTAGVAAEPAAATPAPVPAEPPAAAAAVVPEPAGDPAERACRGIVFPIDLPARLEAVERELILQALAQTNFNRTAAAPLLGLNLRQLRYRIQQLGIREAMDAADRGAVESEGTP; translated from the coding sequence ATGCCACCCCGAATGTCCCGCGCGCCCGATCCCATCCTGGTCATCGACGACGAGGCCGACCTGCGCGAGCTGCTGGACATCTCGATCCGCCGCATGGGCCATGACGTGGTGCTGGCCGGCTCGCTGGCCGAGGCGCGCGACAAGCTGGCGCAGGGCCGCTACAGCCTGGTGCTGACCGACATGCGCCTGGGCGACGGGCTTGGCATCGAGATCGTGCGCCAGCTGTCGGCCGCGCCGGAACGCATCCCGGTGGCCGTGATCACCGCCTACGGCAGCGCCGACAACGCCGTCGAAGCGCTCAAGGCCGGCGCCTTCGACTACATCGCCAAGCCGGTGTCGCTGGAGCAGCTGCGCAGCCTGGTGCTGAACGCGCTCGGCCGGCAGCCGCGCAATAGCGCCGACGTCGACGCCGATGCCGACGCCGCCACGGCCGCGGAGCAGGCCGCCGGCCGCGCCGCGGCGCTGCTGCCCGGCCATTCCGCGGCGATGCAGGAGGTGCGGCGCTCGCTGTCGCGGCTGGCGCGCAGCATGGCGCCGGTGGTGATCAGCGGCGAATCCGGCAGCGGCAAGGAGCGCGCCGCGCGCGCCATCCACGCCACCAGCGCGCGCGCCGCGCATCCGTTCGTCGCGGTCAACTGCGGCGCCATTCCCGAGAACTTGATGGAGTCGGAGTTCTTCGGCTACGTCAAAGGGGCGTTCACCGGCGCCGACGCCGAGCGCGGCGGCTTCTTCCAGGCCGCCAACGGCGGCACGCTGCTGCTTGACGAGGTGGCCGACCTGCCGCTGCCGATGCAGGTCAAGCTGCTGCGCGCGCTGCAGGAGCGCCGCGTGCGCAAGATCGGCGCCAGCCGCGAAGACGCCGTCGACGTGCGCGTGATGTGCGCCAGCCACAAGGACCTGGCCGCAATGGTGGCCGCGGGGCAGTTCCGGCAAGACCTGTATTACCGCCTGAACGTGCTGGCGCTTCGCATGCCCACGCTGCGCGAGCGCGGCGAAGACATCCCGGTGCTGGCGCGCGCCATCCTGGACCACCTGGCGGTGCGCTACGGCGATGCGCATCCCAAGCGGCTGTCGCCGGCGGCGCTGCAGCGGCTGGCGGCCTATCCGTTCCCGGGCAATGTGCGCGAGCTGGAAAACCTGCTCGAGCGCGCCTACGCCTTTGCCGAGAGCGAGGACATCGAGCTGGCCGACCTGGGCCCGCTGGACGCCGGCGCCGCGCGTGCCGGGCTGATGCCTGCCCCGGCGCCGGCGATGGCGATGGTGCCGCAGCCGATGGCGCCATACCCCTACGCGCCCTGGGGCACGGCCGGGGTTGCGGCGGAGCCGGCCGCGGCCACGCCTGCGCCGGTCCCGGCCGAGCCGCCAGCGGCGGCCGCTGCTGTCGTGCCCGAGCCCGCCGGCGACCCCGCCGAGCGCGCCTGCCGCGGCATCGTCTTCCCGATCGACCTGCCCGCCAGGCTGGAAGCGGTCGAGCGCGAACTGATCCTGCAGGCGCTGGCGCAGACCAACTTCAACCGCACCGCGGCCGCGCCGCTGCTGGGCCTGAACCTGCGCCAGCTGCGCTACCGCATCCAGCAACTGGGCATCCGCGAGGCCATGGACGCCGCCGACCGCGGCGCCGTGGAAAGCGAGGGCACGCCATGA
- a CDS encoding sensor histidine kinase gives MIQPAPSAWQRLNAWRGLAQLWRQPEPPDFHWRLLRYFCWTRVAVGLLLVGFALMRRGEPATGAASAAASTITAAIPALPFGLEAMGGIEHAAAMAVAVPYLGIALAMLAGTLWRRHFHLRVRVQVLADLALLALVFSVLGRGGHAEGLAMIFLLPALEAGALTSLLFALFAAAISALVVMSGPFMQTILLRQADAGLLGSGLFGLVFMIAALLMYMLANRQIAQERLALAREQELRLQQLVNRLMVNDMQDGVMLVRANGAVVAANPAAVVLLGVQPHERIYSRKLGGAPAGEAGLGGGDTVLFDLRRIPRLQPLMEMLRDWLRSKDDVPRILQLLPMASGAALADGTMQHTRLRLRFVLPGLAGLRSTMAHGRTVPAALDTAAWNELSPEAAARLRLAIAQNEAMAWSQQDEALLRSEMRDTVLVHIESWERIAEQVQQEKLAAMGRLVASIAHQIRNPLAAISQASELLGDSGRHGPEAQDPGSADVDIDARLLRIIHDNVRRLDQVVSDVLQMSRRPRTGRSTVHLAQALPEIVERWRAEMRQRRPRAGETRPAGRADINANAIRLTVDVAQPVVFDASQLQQVLGNLLDNAWRYCSRLPGSIRLLAHALDQHHAELIVWNDGAEVAREHQRSLFEPFFTSNAQGTGLGLFMARELCGANDAQVRYGAISLPALIERTGMLASSARDTLPGKAFVLTLRIESAEAAAAAAV, from the coding sequence ATGATCCAGCCGGCGCCATCGGCCTGGCAGCGGCTGAACGCCTGGCGCGGCCTGGCGCAGCTGTGGCGCCAGCCCGAGCCGCCTGATTTCCACTGGCGCCTGCTGCGCTATTTCTGCTGGACCCGCGTCGCGGTGGGCCTGCTGCTGGTCGGCTTTGCGCTGATGCGGCGCGGCGAGCCGGCCACCGGCGCCGCCAGCGCCGCCGCTTCCACCATCACGGCCGCAATTCCCGCCTTGCCCTTCGGCCTGGAAGCCATGGGCGGCATCGAGCATGCGGCGGCCATGGCCGTCGCCGTCCCTTACCTTGGCATTGCGCTGGCGATGCTGGCCGGCACGCTGTGGCGCCGGCATTTCCATCTGCGCGTGCGGGTGCAGGTGCTGGCCGACCTGGCGCTGCTGGCGCTGGTCTTCAGCGTGCTGGGCCGCGGCGGGCATGCCGAGGGCCTGGCCATGATCTTCCTGCTGCCGGCGCTGGAAGCCGGCGCGCTGACCAGCCTGCTGTTTGCGCTGTTTGCGGCGGCGATCTCGGCGCTGGTGGTGATGAGCGGGCCGTTCATGCAGACCATCCTGCTGCGCCAGGCCGATGCCGGGCTGCTGGGCTCGGGCCTGTTCGGGCTGGTGTTCATGATCGCCGCGCTGCTGATGTATATGCTGGCCAACCGCCAGATTGCGCAGGAGCGTCTGGCGCTGGCGCGCGAGCAGGAGCTGCGGCTGCAGCAGCTGGTCAACCGGCTGATGGTCAACGACATGCAGGACGGCGTGATGCTGGTGCGCGCCAACGGCGCGGTGGTGGCCGCCAATCCCGCCGCGGTGGTGCTGCTGGGCGTGCAGCCGCACGAGCGCATCTACTCGCGCAAACTCGGCGGCGCGCCCGCAGGCGAAGCCGGGCTTGGCGGCGGCGATACCGTGCTGTTCGACCTGCGCCGCATCCCGCGCCTGCAGCCGCTGATGGAAATGCTGCGCGACTGGCTGCGCAGCAAGGACGACGTGCCGCGCATCCTGCAACTGCTGCCGATGGCCTCCGGCGCCGCGCTGGCCGACGGCACCATGCAGCATACCCGGCTGCGGCTGCGCTTCGTGCTGCCGGGCCTGGCCGGGCTGCGCTCGACCATGGCGCACGGCCGCACCGTGCCCGCCGCGCTCGACACCGCTGCATGGAACGAACTGTCGCCCGAAGCCGCCGCCCGCCTGCGCCTGGCCATCGCCCAGAACGAGGCCATGGCGTGGTCGCAGCAGGATGAGGCGCTGCTGCGCAGCGAGATGCGCGACACCGTGCTGGTCCATATCGAAAGCTGGGAGCGCATTGCCGAGCAGGTGCAGCAGGAGAAGCTGGCCGCGATGGGCCGGCTGGTGGCCAGCATCGCGCACCAGATCCGCAATCCGCTGGCGGCGATCAGCCAGGCCAGCGAGCTGCTGGGCGATTCCGGCCGGCACGGCCCTGAAGCGCAGGACCCGGGCAGTGCCGATGTCGATATCGACGCCCGCCTGCTGCGCATCATCCACGACAACGTGCGCCGGCTCGACCAGGTGGTGTCGGACGTGCTGCAGATGTCGCGCCGCCCGCGCACCGGCCGTAGCACCGTGCACCTGGCGCAGGCGCTGCCCGAGATCGTCGAGCGCTGGCGCGCCGAAATGCGCCAGCGCCGCCCGCGCGCCGGCGAGACCCGCCCGGCCGGCCGCGCCGACATCAACGCCAATGCCATCCGCCTGACCGTCGACGTGGCCCAGCCGGTGGTGTTCGACGCCTCGCAGCTGCAGCAGGTGCTGGGCAACCTGCTCGATAACGCGTGGCGCTACTGCAGCCGGCTGCCCGGCTCGATCCGGCTGCTGGCGCACGCGCTGGACCAGCACCATGCCGAGCTGATCGTCTGGAACGACGGCGCCGAGGTGGCGCGCGAACACCAGCGCAGCCTGTTCGAGCCGTTCTTCACCAGCAACGCCCAGGGCACCGGGCTGGGCCTGTTCATGGCGCGCGAGCTGTGCGGGGCCAATGACGCGCAGGTGCGCTACGGCGCCATCTCGCTGCCGGCGCTGATCGAGCGCACCGGCATGCTGGCCTCCAGTGCGCGCGATACACTGCCGGGCAAGGCCTTCGTGCTGACCCTGCGCATCGAGAGCGCAGAGGCTGCCGCGGCGGCCGCCGTCTGA
- a CDS encoding PP0621 family protein, whose amino-acid sequence MARILILLAVVLGVFWWLRARAEARLAEHRARQAREASDHAAAGMPDAAAERMVQCAQCGVHLPQGDAIAWRGLHYCRRSHLPDESRTEGRTEGRTEGGDGGNGPRP is encoded by the coding sequence ATGGCACGTATCCTGATCCTGCTGGCCGTGGTGCTGGGCGTCTTCTGGTGGCTGCGCGCCCGCGCCGAGGCCCGGCTGGCCGAGCATCGCGCGCGCCAGGCGCGCGAGGCCAGCGACCACGCCGCGGCCGGCATGCCCGACGCCGCCGCCGAGCGCATGGTTCAGTGCGCCCAGTGCGGCGTGCACCTGCCGCAGGGCGACGCCATTGCCTGGCGCGGCCTGCACTACTGCCGGCGCAGCCACCTGCCCGATGAAAGCCGCACAGAAGGCCGCACTGAAGGCCGCACTGAAGGCGGCGACGGCGGCAACGGCCCGCGCCCATGA
- a CDS encoding cytochrome C assembly family protein, producing the protein MVIVLYALTALLYCGLAWHGWATRHPRVAATAGQAGGSAAAVLVAGGGIPPAGGAHGEGRPAWWHVLMLAALASHGMLLHETIFPAERMMFGFAFALSAMLWLGVGIYWIESFFFSLAGLGLIVIPVALVASLMPLAFPGAQILGYAARPLFKLHFIIANVAYGLFTLAAFHAFLMLLAERRLHGFRHAPARPSAPQPGQWLGRWLDLLPPLLTLEKLLFRLIGAGFVLLTLTIGSGLLFSEELFGRAFRLDHKTVFALISWAMFGGILAGRIFRGWRGKVALRWVIASFGILLLAYVGSRFVIEVVLHRL; encoded by the coding sequence ATGGTCATTGTACTGTATGCCCTGACGGCACTTCTCTATTGCGGCCTGGCCTGGCACGGCTGGGCCACGCGCCATCCGCGCGTGGCGGCTACTGCCGGCCAGGCTGGCGGTTCCGCGGCCGCCGTGCTGGTGGCGGGCGGCGGCATCCCCCCGGCAGGCGGCGCGCACGGCGAGGGCCGCCCGGCCTGGTGGCACGTGCTGATGCTGGCAGCGCTGGCCAGCCACGGCATGCTGCTGCACGAAACCATCTTCCCGGCCGAGCGCATGATGTTCGGCTTTGCCTTTGCGCTGTCGGCCATGCTGTGGCTGGGCGTGGGCATCTACTGGATCGAGAGCTTCTTCTTCTCGCTGGCGGGGCTGGGGCTGATCGTGATCCCGGTGGCGCTGGTGGCCAGCCTGATGCCGCTGGCCTTTCCTGGCGCGCAGATCCTGGGCTACGCCGCGCGGCCACTGTTCAAGCTGCATTTCATCATCGCCAACGTGGCCTATGGGCTGTTCACGCTGGCCGCGTTCCACGCTTTCCTGATGCTGCTGGCGGAGCGGCGCCTGCATGGCTTCCGGCACGCGCCGGCGCGGCCGTCGGCACCGCAGCCGGGCCAGTGGCTGGGGCGCTGGCTGGACCTGCTGCCGCCGCTGCTGACACTGGAGAAGCTGCTGTTCCGGCTGATCGGCGCCGGCTTCGTGCTGCTGACGCTGACCATCGGCTCGGGCCTGCTGTTCTCCGAAGAGCTGTTCGGGCGCGCGTTCCGGCTAGACCACAAGACCGTGTTCGCGCTGATCTCGTGGGCCATGTTCGGCGGCATCCTGGCCGGGCGCATCTTCCGCGGCTGGCGCGGCAAGGTGGCGCTGCGCTGGGTCATCGCGTCGTTCGGCATCCTGCTGCTGGCCTATGTCGGCAGCCGTTTCGTGATTGAAGTCGTACTGCACCGGCTCTGA
- the ffh gene encoding signal recognition particle protein, which translates to MLDNLTQRLARVVKTMRGEARLTEANTAEMLREVRLAMLEADVALPVVREFVARVKEKAMGEEVVSSLTPGQALVGVVQRELTAVIGGADAATGNNKESELNLAVQPPAIILMAGLQGAGKTTTAGKLAKWLKENKKKKVLTVSCDVYRPAAIAQLKTVSEQVGAEFFPSQPDQKPVDIARAAVDWARKHYHDVLIVDTAGRLGIDEAMMQEIAALHAELKPAETLFVVDAMLGQDAVNTAKAFNDTLPLTGVVLTKLDGDARGGAALSVRHITGRPIKFVGVGEKLDGLEPFYPDRMAQRILGMGDILALVEEAQRGVDMEAAEKLAKKIKKTGDFDLEDFKAQIGQMKKMGGLGSLVDKLPAQFAQQAQGANMDQAEKQVARMEGIINSMTPAERAKPDLIKASRKRRIAAGAGVPVQEVNRLLNQFDQMQSMMKKLKGGGMMKMMRQMGAMKGGMKGLFNR; encoded by the coding sequence ATGCTGGACAATCTCACTCAACGCCTGGCGCGTGTGGTCAAGACCATGCGCGGCGAGGCGCGCCTGACCGAGGCCAATACCGCCGAGATGCTGCGCGAAGTGCGCCTTGCCATGCTCGAAGCCGACGTGGCGCTGCCGGTCGTGCGCGAATTCGTCGCCCGCGTGAAGGAAAAGGCCATGGGCGAAGAGGTGGTCAGCAGCCTGACCCCTGGCCAGGCCCTGGTCGGCGTGGTCCAGCGCGAGCTGACCGCGGTGATCGGCGGCGCCGACGCCGCGACCGGCAACAATAAGGAGTCCGAGCTGAACCTGGCGGTGCAGCCGCCCGCCATCATCCTGATGGCCGGCCTGCAGGGCGCGGGCAAGACCACCACCGCCGGCAAGCTGGCCAAGTGGCTCAAGGAAAACAAAAAGAAGAAGGTGCTGACGGTCTCGTGCGACGTCTACCGCCCCGCCGCCATCGCCCAGCTCAAGACCGTGTCCGAGCAGGTCGGCGCCGAGTTCTTCCCGTCGCAGCCGGACCAGAAGCCTGTGGACATCGCCCGCGCGGCGGTGGACTGGGCGCGCAAGCATTACCACGACGTGCTGATCGTCGACACCGCCGGCCGGCTGGGTATCGACGAGGCCATGATGCAGGAAATCGCCGCGCTGCACGCCGAACTGAAGCCGGCCGAAACCCTGTTCGTGGTCGATGCCATGCTCGGCCAGGACGCGGTCAACACCGCCAAGGCCTTCAATGACACCCTGCCGCTGACCGGCGTGGTGCTGACCAAGCTCGACGGCGATGCGCGCGGCGGCGCGGCGCTGTCGGTGCGCCATATCACCGGCCGCCCGATCAAGTTCGTCGGCGTCGGCGAAAAGCTCGATGGCCTGGAGCCGTTCTACCCCGACCGCATGGCCCAGCGCATCCTGGGCATGGGCGACATCCTGGCGCTGGTCGAGGAAGCCCAGCGCGGCGTCGACATGGAAGCGGCCGAGAAGCTGGCCAAGAAGATCAAGAAGACCGGCGACTTCGACCTCGAAGACTTCAAGGCCCAGATCGGCCAGATGAAGAAGATGGGCGGGCTGGGCAGCCTGGTCGACAAGCTGCCGGCGCAGTTCGCCCAGCAGGCGCAGGGCGCCAACATGGACCAGGCCGAGAAGCAGGTGGCGCGCATGGAAGGCATCATCAACAGCATGACCCCGGCCGAGCGCGCCAAGCCGGACCTGATCAAGGCCAGCCGCAAGCGCCGCATCGCCGCGGGCGCCGGCGTGCCGGTGCAGGAGGTCAACCGCCTGCTCAACCAGTTCGACCAGATGCAGTCCATGATGAAGAAGCTCAAGGGCGGCGGCATGATGAAGATGATGCGCCAGATGGGCGCGATGAAGGGCGGCATGAAGGGCCTCTTCAATCGCTGA
- a CDS encoding hypoxanthine-guanine phosphoribosyltransferase: MMSAEQARELWANSEEIVSAAEVQASLDRMAADITARMGNDFPLVLSVMGGAVVFTGMLLPKLAFPLEFDYIHLSRYNNKTVGGEMQWRVAPRESVKDRVVLVLDDILDEGETMAAIRQRIMDMGAKEFHAAVLCEKTLSKAKPMHPDFCGFAVPDRYVFGCGMDAKGYWRNLDSIRALV, encoded by the coding sequence ATGATGAGTGCCGAACAGGCCCGCGAGCTGTGGGCCAATTCCGAAGAAATCGTCTCCGCCGCGGAAGTCCAGGCGTCGCTGGACCGCATGGCCGCCGACATCACCGCCAGGATGGGCAATGACTTCCCGCTGGTGCTGTCGGTGATGGGCGGCGCGGTGGTCTTCACCGGCATGCTGCTGCCCAAGCTGGCGTTCCCGCTGGAGTTCGACTACATCCACCTCTCGCGCTACAACAACAAGACCGTCGGCGGCGAGATGCAGTGGCGCGTGGCCCCGCGCGAATCGGTCAAGGACCGCGTGGTGCTGGTGCTGGACGACATCCTGGATGAAGGCGAGACCATGGCCGCGATCCGCCAGCGCATCATGGACATGGGCGCCAAGGAATTCCACGCCGCGGTGCTGTGCGAGAAGACGCTGAGCAAGGCCAAGCCCATGCATCCGGATTTCTGCGGCTTTGCGGTGCCGGACCGCTATGTGTTCGGCTGCGGCATGGATGCGAAGGGCTATTGGCGGAACCTGGATTCGATCCGGGCGCTGGTTTGA
- a CDS encoding LysE family translocator, with product MEVSQLAAGTGVFAAFAGFALVSSITPGPNNTMLLASGVNFGFVRTVPHLLGVSIGFALMVGLVGLGLGSLFHAFPWTWQVLRVVATVYLVWLAWKLATAGGVQDQQVARPMGFWAAAAFQWVNPKAWVMAVGACSTYVLHGNLWLNVLLLSGIFGVVNLPSVAMWALCGSALRRWLARPKVLRAFNIGMAVLLLASLWPILGTHQA from the coding sequence ATGGAAGTGTCCCAACTCGCCGCCGGCACCGGTGTCTTCGCCGCCTTTGCCGGCTTTGCCCTGGTGTCGTCGATCACCCCCGGTCCGAACAACACGATGCTGCTCGCCTCCGGCGTGAACTTCGGCTTCGTGCGTACGGTGCCGCACCTGCTCGGTGTCAGCATCGGCTTCGCGCTGATGGTGGGGCTGGTCGGGCTGGGTCTGGGGTCGCTGTTCCATGCCTTCCCGTGGACCTGGCAAGTGCTGCGCGTGGTGGCGACGGTCTACCTGGTCTGGCTGGCGTGGAAGCTGGCCACCGCCGGCGGCGTGCAGGACCAGCAGGTGGCGCGGCCGATGGGCTTCTGGGCCGCCGCGGCGTTCCAGTGGGTCAATCCCAAGGCCTGGGTGATGGCGGTGGGTGCGTGCAGCACCTATGTGCTGCACGGCAACTTGTGGCTCAACGTGCTGCTGCTGTCCGGGATCTTCGGGGTGGTGAACCTGCCCAGCGTGGCGATGTGGGCCTTGTGCGGCTCGGCGCTGCGGCGCTGGCTGGCGCGGCCGAAGGTGCTGCGGGCGTTCAATATCGGGATGGCGGTGTTGCTGCTGGCGTCGCTGTGGCCAATTTTGGGGACACACCAGGCGTAA